The following coding sequences lie in one Heyndrickxia oleronia genomic window:
- a CDS encoding GyrI-like domain-containing protein, with protein MEGNHQKLVERLMPKIVEKGEFKVVGVSCNATMMDKDMIIPKLVDEFHHSRIREIKNRSNQPISYGIFVDPPNFDPEKDEFTWIAGVEVTNFERIPQGMIYRTIPAHKYAVLSYDPKTDEINPYQFLYQWFTSEGYEPTDLFGFEIYNPYNGRDTAYTLYLPIK; from the coding sequence ATGGAAGGAAATCATCAGAAATTGGTTGAAAGGCTTATGCCCAAAATTGTTGAAAAAGGTGAATTTAAGGTAGTTGGCGTATCATGCAATGCAACAATGATGGACAAAGATATGATTATCCCAAAGTTAGTTGATGAATTTCATCATTCGAGAATAAGAGAAATAAAAAATAGAAGTAATCAACCCATTTCATATGGCATTTTTGTCGATCCTCCAAATTTTGATCCTGAAAAGGACGAGTTTACTTGGATTGCTGGTGTTGAAGTAACTAATTTCGAGCGTATTCCTCAAGGAATGATATACCGAACAATTCCTGCGCATAAATATGCCGTACTTTCGTATGATCCAAAGACTGATGAAATCAACCCTTATCAATTTCTATATCAATGGTTTACTAGTGAAGGGTATGAACCAACAGATTTATTTGGTTTCGAAATCTACAATCCCTATAACGGTAGAGATACAGCTTACACATTGTATTTACCCATTAAGTAA
- a CDS encoding PTS sugar transporter subunit IIA, which yields METIAESFQEDDYVDSDYLKKLNEREKVSSTAYPSGVAIPHTMKFEAKRTGLMILKPVNQVEWDRIKVKLIIGLAVNKDDSHMFNKIFPRIIELVAEPYNIQYLSGTNTRNEFIDRLIELMVRDNYFPE from the coding sequence ATGGAGACTATTGCAGAGAGCTTTCAAGAGGACGATTATGTTGATTCGGATTACTTGAAGAAATTAAATGAGCGGGAAAAAGTTTCTTCTACTGCCTATCCAAGTGGTGTAGCCATTCCTCATACAATGAAGTTTGAAGCAAAAAGGACAGGCTTAATGATATTAAAACCTGTCAATCAAGTAGAGTGGGATCGTATTAAGGTTAAACTAATTATTGGGCTTGCTGTTAACAAGGATGATTCACATATGTTTAATAAAATATTTCCGCGAATCATTGAATTGGTTGCAGAGCCGTATAATATTCAATATCTATCTGGAACAAATACTAGAAATGAATTTATTGATCGTTTAATTGAATTAATGGTGAGAGATAATTATTTTCCAGAATAG
- a CDS encoding BglG family transcription antiterminator: MNKTDMLLDYLKRHSGNEFISAKTLAESLGVTDRTIRHYVKSINEKQPNLIESSRVGYRLTNNMATIQYPEKNDHMDNRRFYILRRLIKSSDRGLDLFDLADTLYVSDATIRSDIMNLNRLVTTHNLQIIQQNNRYVLTGDEKSRRKLMIDLIDFSKPTKTSIEEEVQRFLGPISLQELMELSKNSFDKHSVHPNTYFFKNFIIHLAIAIERATDNEQLEQSSFPIQNRNATSYKIINEIAENLNKKYAIQFSQADKDELAILFIGHIKDDEISMDNYASMKVSKALDHAIQEISEVYMLDFTDNNFKTRLLVHVQNLYNRLSQNKYTRNMSVLNIRIKYPIIFDIAVYLASVLANDLNVEINDDEIAFIALHIGTFLNSQNDGNSKINTVIITPAYLGQHAEIEKCIEKHFEDELFISGIYEDVSELNSLMSNDLVITTQSTEHIRNRMAMVNTEFVNIHEFITKHDIALISRAIEKIKHTNYTNFLKDKIPELISEKFFITISDDFSRTNHGDYCRELSRGRLC; the protein is encoded by the coding sequence ATGAACAAAACTGATATGTTACTCGATTATCTTAAAAGACATTCTGGAAATGAATTTATATCTGCTAAAACACTAGCTGAATCATTAGGGGTAACCGACAGAACGATTCGCCACTATGTTAAGTCGATTAATGAGAAACAGCCTAATCTTATTGAATCAAGCAGAGTGGGTTATAGATTAACTAATAATATGGCTACTATTCAATATCCAGAGAAAAATGATCATATGGACAATCGCCGTTTCTATATTTTAAGACGACTGATTAAGAGTTCTGACCGTGGCTTGGACTTATTTGATTTAGCAGATACTCTGTACGTTTCAGATGCTACCATACGTTCTGATATAATGAATCTCAATCGTTTAGTAACGACACATAATTTACAGATCATTCAACAAAATAATCGTTATGTTCTTACCGGTGATGAAAAGAGTCGCAGAAAATTGATGATCGATTTAATTGATTTTTCTAAACCAACTAAAACATCAATTGAAGAAGAGGTTCAAAGATTCCTTGGACCCATATCACTACAAGAGTTAATGGAGTTAAGTAAGAACAGTTTTGATAAGCATAGTGTTCATCCAAACACCTACTTCTTTAAGAATTTCATTATTCATTTAGCCATTGCTATTGAACGTGCAACGGATAATGAACAATTAGAACAAAGTTCGTTTCCAATTCAAAATCGAAATGCAACTAGCTATAAAATCATTAATGAAATTGCAGAAAATCTTAATAAAAAATATGCTATCCAGTTTTCGCAAGCCGATAAGGACGAGTTGGCCATCCTGTTTATTGGTCATATAAAAGATGATGAGATTTCAATGGATAACTATGCAAGCATGAAAGTATCGAAAGCATTAGACCATGCTATTCAGGAAATAAGTGAAGTGTATATGCTTGATTTTACCGATAATAATTTTAAAACTCGCTTATTAGTGCATGTGCAAAACTTGTATAATCGGCTAAGCCAAAATAAATACACAAGAAACATGAGTGTATTGAACATTCGGATCAAATATCCAATAATATTTGATATAGCGGTATATCTAGCTTCGGTACTGGCGAATGATTTGAATGTTGAAATTAATGATGATGAAATTGCTTTTATTGCCCTACACATTGGCACCTTCTTAAATAGTCAAAATGATGGAAATAGCAAAATCAATACGGTTATTATTACACCAGCCTATCTGGGCCAACATGCAGAAATTGAAAAGTGTATTGAAAAGCATTTTGAAGATGAATTGTTTATTAGTGGGATTTATGAAGATGTTAGTGAGTTGAATTCGCTAATGTCCAATGATTTAGTCATAACCACTCAAAGCACTGAACATATAAGAAATCGAATGGCAATGGTTAACACGGAATTCGTAAATATTCATGAATTTATAACAAAACACGATATTGCCTTGATCAGCCGTGCGATTGAAAAAATTAAACATACTAATTATACGAACTTTCTCAAAGACAAGATTCCCGAATTAATTAGTGAGAAGTTTTTTATTACGATAAGTGATGATTTCTCAAGAACAAATCATGGAGACTATTGCAGAGAGCTTTCAAGAGGACGATTATGTTGA
- a CDS encoding glycoside hydrolase family 1 protein, which translates to MRQNKYASFPKDFLWGGAIAASQADGAYNEDGKKPNSSDVQPYLKGLSNEEIQELEKQGMTLDEVKKNLTDTTHYFPKRHGINFYHTYENDLELLAEMGFKTFRTSIDWSRVFPNGDETEPNEAALQHYGKMIDKMKSLGIEPIITMLHYETPINITLQYGGWKNKAVIDMFERYGKVLLDRFGDRVKYWIVVNQINMIQIEPFLSLGICRDQYDHIEEAEYQAVHNQMVASAKIQKYAKTLHYDLEIGTMVADMTVYPYSCKPDDIVLAMQHNRMQYFFTDVQFRGEYPRYALNYFNENNIHLDITEEETKLLSDHTMDYLAISYYFSQMVDSTKNVNKADSTSVNPNLDANPWGWNVDPQGLFNTLSQYWDRYQKPIIIAENGFGMYDTVEDGKIHDDYRISYLSDHIEQVGRAIHDGANVIAYCAWGPIDIVSCSSQQMTKRYGFIYVDLDDEGKGSAKRMKKDSFYWYKQVISTNGSEI; encoded by the coding sequence ATGAGACAAAATAAATATGCAAGTTTTCCAAAGGACTTCTTATGGGGCGGTGCAATTGCTGCCAGTCAAGCTGATGGTGCATATAACGAAGACGGTAAAAAGCCCAATTCATCAGATGTTCAACCATATCTCAAAGGATTGTCAAATGAAGAAATTCAAGAGCTGGAAAAGCAAGGAATGACATTGGATGAAGTAAAAAAGAATTTGACTGATACAACGCATTACTTTCCTAAACGCCATGGAATTAATTTCTATCATACCTATGAAAATGATTTGGAATTACTAGCAGAGATGGGCTTTAAAACGTTTAGAACGTCGATTGATTGGTCAAGAGTATTCCCTAACGGAGATGAAACCGAACCGAATGAAGCTGCTTTACAGCACTACGGAAAAATGATCGATAAGATGAAGTCCCTTGGAATAGAACCAATCATCACCATGTTACATTATGAAACACCGATTAATATTACTTTACAGTATGGTGGTTGGAAGAACAAAGCAGTCATTGATATGTTTGAACGTTACGGTAAGGTATTATTAGATCGATTTGGCGATAGAGTAAAGTATTGGATTGTTGTGAATCAAATAAACATGATTCAGATTGAACCGTTTTTGTCTTTAGGTATATGCAGAGATCAATATGATCATATTGAAGAGGCAGAATATCAGGCTGTTCACAATCAAATGGTAGCTTCAGCTAAAATTCAAAAGTATGCGAAAACATTACATTATGATTTAGAAATCGGGACTATGGTTGCTGATATGACAGTCTATCCATATTCATGTAAGCCAGATGACATTGTGTTGGCGATGCAACATAATCGTATGCAATACTTCTTTACTGATGTACAATTTCGAGGCGAATATCCGAGATATGCTTTAAATTATTTCAATGAAAATAATATTCATCTTGATATTACCGAAGAAGAGACGAAACTGTTAAGTGATCATACGATGGATTATCTTGCCATTTCTTATTATTTCTCACAAATGGTAGATTCAACAAAGAATGTGAATAAAGCGGATTCAACTTCAGTGAACCCAAATTTAGATGCTAATCCATGGGGATGGAATGTAGATCCACAAGGACTATTTAATACACTATCTCAATATTGGGATCGTTATCAAAAACCAATCATTATTGCTGAAAACGGATTTGGTATGTATGATACGGTAGAAGACGGAAAGATTCATGATGATTATCGTATATCCTATTTAAGTGATCATATTGAACAAGTTGGTCGTGCCATTCATGATGGTGCGAATGTCATTGCCTATTGTGCATGGGGTCCAATTGATATAGTGAGTTGTTCTTCACAACAAATGACAAAGCGTTATGGTTTTATCTATGTTGATCTAGATGATGAAGGGAAAGGATCAGCTAAGAGAATGAAGAAAGATAGTTTTTATTGGTACAAACAAGTGATATCAACGAATGGATCAGAAATTTAA
- a CDS encoding PTS sugar transporter subunit IIC codes for MDKFMSWMTDSFAPKVNKIAKNAWVASIQDAILTAMPMIFIGSFATILSIVKDFWKGFPDLSMISTFSFGLFSIFLAYLIPESIMNHKGHKGVSKQAGLAGLAFFLMLVYPQITADGHIKFDLNTFGTGGMIAALIAGLFVGFVMNLFSKWKFIGEDSPIPDFVAVWFNTLIPIIVILLIGWIFTFEMNINVYDVVNSIFSPLIHLGQSFWGFVLIFFLGFSFLYTFGISSWVLYPVQTAIALPAIAENQANFAAGKAVTNIFTVETGSLFLIGGGGATLALCIMLAFMAKSQRLRMIGKASLVPSIFNINEPIVFGAPIAFNPILMIPMWINGLLGPILTWFVMKIGLVPIPHEPFQLWYLPGPIQNWIITASFIGLIYFIVLFVLSWIVYYPFFKIYDKQAVKQDAELAEEGE; via the coding sequence ATGGATAAATTTATGTCCTGGATGACAGATAGTTTTGCTCCGAAGGTTAATAAGATAGCAAAAAACGCTTGGGTTGCATCGATTCAAGACGCTATCTTGACAGCGATGCCAATGATTTTTATCGGTTCATTTGCAACTATTTTGTCAATCGTTAAGGATTTTTGGAAGGGCTTTCCTGACCTTTCGATGATTAGCACTTTTTCATTCGGTTTATTCTCAATATTTTTAGCTTATTTAATACCAGAATCCATAATGAACCATAAAGGCCATAAGGGTGTTTCAAAACAAGCAGGTCTTGCTGGTTTGGCATTTTTCTTAATGTTAGTATATCCCCAAATTACTGCAGACGGTCATATTAAGTTTGATTTAAATACATTTGGTACCGGTGGGATGATTGCTGCTTTAATTGCTGGATTGTTTGTAGGTTTTGTGATGAACCTCTTCTCAAAATGGAAATTTATTGGTGAAGATTCACCGATTCCAGACTTTGTTGCGGTGTGGTTTAACACATTAATTCCAATCATCGTCATTTTATTAATTGGTTGGATTTTTACATTTGAAATGAATATCAACGTATATGATGTCGTAAATTCAATCTTTTCGCCATTAATTCATCTAGGTCAAAGTTTCTGGGGATTTGTATTGATTTTCTTCCTTGGGTTTTCATTCTTATACACGTTTGGAATTTCAAGCTGGGTTTTATATCCAGTTCAAACCGCTATCGCATTACCAGCTATTGCGGAAAACCAAGCAAACTTTGCAGCTGGAAAGGCTGTCACAAATATTTTCACGGTTGAGACAGGTTCCTTATTTCTTATCGGTGGTGGTGGAGCCACATTAGCTCTCTGTATCATGTTAGCATTTATGGCTAAATCGCAACGTTTAAGAATGATAGGAAAAGCATCACTTGTTCCTTCCATTTTCAATATTAATGAGCCAATTGTATTCGGGGCGCCAATCGCCTTCAACCCGATTTTGATGATTCCAATGTGGATTAATGGACTGCTAGGACCGATTCTAACTTGGTTTGTGATGAAAATTGGTTTAGTACCTATTCCACATGAGCCATTTCAACTTTGGTATTTACCAGGTCCAATTCAAAACTGGATTATTACGGCATCATTCATTGGGCTGATTTACTTTATTGTATTATTTGTCCTTTCATGGATTGTCTATTATCCATTTTTCAAAATTTATGACAAACAAGCGGTTAAGCAAGATGCAGAATTAGCAGAGGAAGGAGAATAA
- a CDS encoding PTS lactose/cellobiose transporter subunit IIA — protein MEQVNKEELALISMNVILHAGNARDYVFQAVDKASNGEFNQADELMKKADEEIVIAHKAQTNTLQKEAEGIEIPFSPLFGHAQDTLMTVKSEMNIMREIIKLYKKI, from the coding sequence ATGGAACAAGTAAATAAAGAAGAATTAGCATTAATTTCAATGAACGTAATCTTACATGCGGGTAATGCTCGTGATTATGTTTTTCAAGCCGTAGATAAAGCTTCTAATGGAGAATTCAATCAAGCGGATGAACTTATGAAAAAAGCAGATGAGGAGATCGTTATCGCCCATAAAGCTCAAACCAATACTCTGCAAAAAGAAGCGGAAGGTATTGAGATTCCGTTTTCGCCATTATTTGGACATGCTCAAGATACATTAATGACTGTTAAATCAGAAATGAACATCATGAGGGAAATTATAAAGCTTTACAAAAAAATCTAG
- a CDS encoding PTS sugar transporter subunit IIB produces the protein MTKKVFLVCGAGASSGFMAAAARKATKKLGLDIEFKAKSESEIGEHLNDTDLLLVAPHLKYMIDDVKSACEKAGVKYGIIPQKVYGSLDGQGLVKVAEEILQGGNE, from the coding sequence ATGACAAAAAAAGTTTTTTTAGTATGTGGAGCAGGAGCATCTTCTGGTTTTATGGCGGCAGCTGCTAGAAAGGCTACTAAGAAATTAGGTTTAGATATTGAATTTAAAGCAAAAAGTGAATCTGAAATTGGTGAACATTTAAATGATACCGATTTACTATTAGTTGCACCGCATTTGAAATACATGATTGATGATGTAAAAAGCGCATGTGAAAAAGCAGGTGTTAAATACGGTATTATTCCCCAAAAAGTATATGGATCTTTGGATGGCCAAGGGTTAGTTAAGGTTGCAGAAGAAATTTTACAAGGTGGTAATGAATAA
- a CDS encoding GNAT family N-acetyltransferase: MSFNKVHMKLEVISMFSSKRIKLRKVEKGDTEKYHSWRNDTDVMFSTNPSLDVYSLDDTREFVENVLIHSDSSKSYMIIEKENEVPIGITSLINIDYKNRNAECIIDIGEKEYWGQGYGTEALSILLNYAFQELNLHRVSLRVFSFNEKAIKLYKNLGFKEEGNSRQSLYRNGQWHDILHMGILKEEFIN, encoded by the coding sequence ATGAGTTTCAATAAGGTACATATGAAATTGGAGGTTATAAGTATGTTCTCATCTAAAAGGATCAAATTACGGAAAGTGGAAAAAGGGGATACTGAAAAATATCACTCTTGGCGGAACGATACAGATGTCATGTTTTCTACAAACCCTTCATTAGACGTATATTCACTTGATGATACTAGAGAGTTTGTGGAAAATGTTCTTATTCATTCTGATTCATCGAAAAGCTATATGATTATTGAAAAAGAAAATGAGGTACCCATCGGGATTACATCATTAATAAATATAGATTATAAAAATAGAAATGCTGAATGTATTATTGATATTGGTGAAAAGGAGTACTGGGGCCAAGGATATGGTACGGAGGCATTAAGTATCCTATTAAATTATGCATTCCAGGAACTTAATTTACATCGAGTATCATTAAGAGTTTTTTCCTTTAATGAAAAGGCGATTAAATTATACAAAAACTTAGGATTTAAAGAGGAAGGGAATAGTCGTCAGTCCTTATATAGAAATGGACAATGGCATGATATTTTACATATGGGGATCTTAAAAGAAGAGTTTATCAATTAA
- a CDS encoding lipid II flippase Amj family protein — MGLITGKVVIISLFLLIITMVETLAYSTRISGARVKLIATALSLFSTLVIVSRFSTMIQQPLTAKLIAKAPDVNKLSFIEDQYRILIGVTSLGVLLGILLFPTFITIFSRAIIQLSNERGSLISVFFKYMNIKGIKKIMLCFRVPKWTFIRGITLKTIPKRLFIINIIVSAVYTIGILSSLYATMLVPEDSAPTALMSSGIINGVATILLTMFIDPKASVLADRVMKNQCDYVFLKSYSLTMIGSKFLGTIVAQLLFIPAAYYVAWFAEML; from the coding sequence ATGGGGCTAATAACAGGTAAAGTCGTTATCATATCTTTATTTCTATTGATTATAACTATGGTTGAAACTTTAGCTTATTCTACAAGGATTTCAGGGGCTAGGGTGAAATTAATTGCCACAGCCTTATCATTGTTTAGTACATTGGTGATTGTCTCTAGATTCTCAACAATGATTCAACAGCCTTTAACAGCTAAACTTATTGCGAAAGCTCCAGATGTAAATAAATTATCCTTTATAGAAGATCAATATAGAATATTAATAGGTGTAACATCTCTTGGTGTCTTACTTGGAATACTTTTATTTCCAACTTTTATTACTATTTTTTCAAGAGCAATTATTCAATTATCAAATGAAAGAGGATCTTTGATTTCAGTTTTCTTTAAGTACATGAATATTAAGGGCATTAAAAAGATAATGCTGTGTTTTCGCGTCCCAAAATGGACCTTCATACGGGGGATTACACTAAAAACAATACCAAAAAGGTTATTTATCATTAATATCATTGTCTCAGCCGTATATACAATTGGTATTTTATCTTCACTCTATGCAACGATGTTAGTTCCAGAAGATAGCGCACCGACTGCATTAATGTCTTCAGGTATTATTAATGGTGTAGCAACGATCTTGCTAACAATGTTTATAGACCCGAAAGCATCTGTACTAGCAGATAGAGTAATGAAAAATCAATGTGATTATGTTTTTTTAAAGAGTTATTCTTTAACAATGATAGGCTCTAAATTTTTAGGAACTATAGTTGCTCAATTATTATTCATTCCAGCTGCATATTATGTTGCATGGTTTGCTGAAATGCTTTAA
- a CDS encoding MFS transporter gives MSNTWKIYILAIISFLVGTSEYIISGILDNIAHTLGITLSAAGQLITIFSLVYAIFTPILMALTASIDRRKLMIYSLGLFVLGNILAFVLPGYGWFIVARIIMALGAGMVVVTALNIAAKIASEGKQASAIATVVMGFTASLIIGVPLGRMTAEAFGWKSVFGGIALLGLIAMVVMFFTLPHTEGDKPVPLAQQLSLLRKRKVLLGLAITFFWLGGYSIAYTYISPYLLTISGISDKLLSGVLLIFGIASLVGSKFGGYSTDRWGVAFTLVGGMGLHIIMLLLLSIVTHSYVGVLVILIFWSFAAWSTGPTQQYHLATIEPELSGVLLGINQSMMQLAMAVGAGVGGIFVEKVSLAYITWIGALGVAFAIIVSLIAFKSNAKQKIANVKALNE, from the coding sequence ATGTCTAACACGTGGAAAATTTATATTTTAGCCATTATTAGTTTTTTGGTAGGAACGTCAGAGTATATAATTTCCGGGATATTGGATAATATTGCTCATACACTTGGGATCACCTTATCTGCTGCTGGCCAGTTAATTACGATTTTTTCACTTGTTTATGCTATTTTTACACCGATTCTCATGGCATTAACAGCAAGCATAGACAGACGTAAATTAATGATTTATTCTTTAGGTCTATTTGTTTTAGGAAATATTCTTGCTTTTGTCTTGCCTGGATATGGATGGTTTATTGTTGCGAGAATCATTATGGCATTGGGAGCAGGAATGGTTGTTGTAACGGCATTAAATATTGCAGCCAAAATCGCATCAGAAGGGAAGCAAGCGAGTGCAATTGCTACAGTAGTCATGGGATTTACCGCATCACTAATTATTGGTGTTCCGCTAGGAAGAATGACCGCCGAAGCATTTGGTTGGAAATCTGTATTTGGTGGAATCGCTCTTTTGGGGTTAATAGCAATGGTGGTGATGTTCTTTACCCTTCCACATACTGAAGGAGATAAGCCTGTACCTTTAGCTCAACAGCTCTCTTTATTGCGAAAACGAAAAGTTCTGCTTGGATTAGCCATCACGTTCTTCTGGCTCGGGGGATACTCTATTGCGTATACTTATATATCACCCTATCTTCTGACCATTTCGGGGATAAGCGACAAGTTGTTAAGTGGCGTTTTGCTTATATTTGGAATCGCTAGTTTGGTAGGATCAAAGTTCGGAGGCTATAGCACAGATCGATGGGGAGTAGCCTTTACTCTCGTTGGTGGCATGGGATTACATATTATCATGCTACTTCTACTATCAATCGTAACCCACTCTTATGTCGGAGTACTAGTCATTCTAATATTCTGGTCTTTTGCCGCATGGTCTACAGGTCCGACACAACAATATCACTTAGCCACAATCGAACCAGAGTTATCGGGTGTATTGCTTGGTATTAATCAGTCAATGATGCAATTAGCTATGGCTGTAGGTGCAGGAGTAGGTGGAATCTTTGTTGAAAAGGTCTCACTAGCTTACATAACCTGGATTGGGGCATTAGGTGTTGCGTTCGCGATTATTGTTTCTTTGATAGCTTTCAAATCAAATGCTAAACAGAAAATAGCGAATGTAAAAGCATTGAATGAGTAA
- a CDS encoding ArsR/SmtB family transcription factor: MEPIEIFKALSNESRLQILQWLKEPDRHFIPHEGIDMNTIGVCVSQITDKLKMTQSTASQYLSILLRAGLIKAERIGKFTYYKRDEDAISKIADLLKKEI; the protein is encoded by the coding sequence ATGGAACCAATTGAAATCTTTAAAGCCTTATCAAATGAATCTAGGTTGCAAATTTTGCAATGGCTAAAGGAGCCTGATCGTCATTTTATACCCCATGAAGGGATTGATATGAACACAATAGGGGTATGTGTTAGCCAAATAACAGATAAATTAAAAATGACGCAATCAACTGCCTCCCAATATCTCTCTATACTTTTAAGAGCTGGTCTGATTAAGGCAGAACGAATAGGCAAGTTTACTTATTACAAAAGAGATGAAGACGCGATTAGCAAAATTGCTGACTTATTAAAAAAGGAAATTTAA
- a CDS encoding SDR family NAD(P)-dependent oxidoreductase, producing the protein MDMQLKGKTALVTGSTKGIGKAIAIELAKEGVNVLINGRNFDEVERTVNEMKAEFPDTFPQNAAADVVDKKQREALFDKYPQIDILVNNMGIYEIMQYDDIDDEVWEKYFRTNVLAANGLSKFYLPKMLENNDGRIIFIASEEAIMPSGQMPQYCMTKSMLLSLSKSLSKLTVGTEVTVNTIMPGPTLSENVQQIIVGIYANEDMTFSEKEKAFMTTNLPQSEIQRFIRPIEIGRLATFVCSPYASAFKGSPIRMDGGMVPTIF; encoded by the coding sequence ATGGATATGCAGCTAAAAGGTAAAACAGCCTTAGTGACAGGATCAACGAAGGGCATAGGGAAGGCAATTGCCATTGAACTTGCCAAAGAAGGGGTGAATGTACTAATTAATGGACGAAATTTTGATGAGGTAGAACGAACAGTAAATGAGATGAAGGCAGAGTTTCCTGATACTTTTCCTCAAAATGCAGCTGCTGATGTCGTTGATAAAAAACAAAGAGAAGCTTTATTTGATAAATATCCGCAAATTGATATTTTAGTGAACAATATGGGGATTTATGAAATCATGCAATATGACGACATAGATGATGAAGTATGGGAAAAGTACTTTCGGACAAATGTACTTGCAGCGAATGGATTATCTAAATTTTATTTACCGAAAATGTTGGAAAATAATGATGGCCGGATTATCTTTATTGCGAGTGAAGAAGCCATTATGCCTTCAGGTCAAATGCCCCAGTATTGTATGACAAAATCAATGCTTTTATCATTATCAAAAAGCTTATCTAAATTAACGGTTGGAACAGAAGTGACAGTTAATACAATCATGCCAGGACCAACCCTCTCGGAAAACGTGCAGCAAATTATTGTAGGAATATACGCTAATGAAGATATGACTTTTTCCGAGAAAGAGAAAGCTTTTATGACAACAAACCTACCTCAATCAGAAATACAGCGATTTATTAGACCCATTGAAATAGGGAGACTAGCTACATTTGTATGTAGTCCTTATGCATCGGCATTTAAAGGTTCCCCAATCCGTATGGATGGTGGTATGGTACCAACTATTTTTTAA
- a CDS encoding AraC family transcriptional regulator produces MTSQTRIKIPAGFWTGLRQLGMNPHDVVRKASLPLTIINKPVVSTTQYFAIWRAYSDLIGDTAKGIIMLPTVFETAQYPPAVLATYHARDYRDALNRMVRYKQMCPPESLCMKEEGENCTIELKWLSTEEAGPPILVGVTLAFLLELGRRGTGQPIVAKHVEFSHEMGNVQILEEYFGCRIRVGANCNRLTLHRKDLDRPFVSYNAELLEILTPVLDQSLDEQKNKYSTAEKAKWMIKRSLTGGHTDIQTIASELGMSNRTLQRRLADEGTNFKQLLTQARHELAREYLADPLLDIKEVAFLVGYEDQNSFYRAFRHWEGDTPLHWRAEHLGTNRIN; encoded by the coding sequence ATGACTTCACAAACACGCATTAAAATTCCAGCTGGATTTTGGACTGGGTTACGTCAATTAGGGATGAATCCACACGATGTGGTTCGCAAAGCGAGTCTGCCGCTTACGATTATTAATAAACCAGTTGTCTCTACTACTCAATATTTCGCCATCTGGCGGGCATATTCTGACCTTATTGGCGACACTGCCAAAGGAATCATTATGCTTCCAACCGTCTTTGAAACGGCTCAATATCCACCGGCTGTCTTAGCAACTTATCATGCTCGTGACTACCGTGACGCTTTAAACCGAATGGTTCGGTATAAACAAATGTGCCCTCCTGAAAGCTTATGTATGAAAGAGGAAGGTGAGAATTGCACGATCGAACTGAAATGGTTATCTACGGAGGAAGCTGGACCACCAATACTTGTTGGTGTCACGCTAGCATTTCTACTAGAGCTAGGACGCCGGGGTACAGGTCAGCCTATAGTAGCAAAGCATGTTGAATTTTCACACGAAATGGGTAACGTACAAATACTTGAGGAATACTTTGGCTGCCGGATCCGGGTCGGTGCAAATTGTAATCGATTGACGCTGCATCGAAAAGATCTAGATCGCCCCTTTGTCTCGTACAATGCGGAGCTGTTGGAGATTCTGACTCCCGTACTGGATCAATCATTAGATGAGCAGAAAAACAAATACTCAACCGCTGAGAAGGCAAAGTGGATGATTAAACGTAGTTTAACAGGAGGGCACACCGACATTCAGACGATCGCGAGCGAGCTGGGGATGAGCAATCGTACTTTGCAGCGCCGACTTGCTGATGAAGGCACGAACTTTAAGCAATTGTTGACACAAGCTCGACATGAGCTGGCACGGGAGTATTTGGCAGACCCATTGCTTGATATTAAAGAAGTCGCATTCCTGGTTGGATATGAAGACCAAAACTCATTTTACCGTGCCTTCCGCCATTGGGAAGGGGATACCCCTTTACATTGGCGTGCAGAGCACTTAGGGACAAATCGAATAAATTAA